From a single Mobula birostris isolate sMobBir1 chromosome 13, sMobBir1.hap1, whole genome shotgun sequence genomic region:
- the LOC140206790 gene encoding uncharacterized protein, with protein MAHQRVHTGERLFTCSECGKGFTRSSTLQSHQRVHTGDRPFTCSVCGKGFTLSSQLLRHQSVHTGEWPFNCSDCGKGFTWSPDLLVHQRVHTGERPFTCSDCGKGFTQLSTLLAHQSVHTRETPFTCSACGKRFTRSSDLQSHQRVHTGEKPFTCSECGKGFTQSSNLQSHHRVHTGEKPFTCSDCGKRFSHSFHVLTHQRVHTGERPFTCSECGKGFNQSSTLLSHQRLHTGERPFTCSECGKRFTRSSDLLSHQRVHTGEKPFTCSECAKRFTRSSTLQSHQRVHTGEGPFTCSDCGKGFTQSSQLLAHQSVHIGERALI; from the coding sequence atggctcaccagcgagttcacactggagagaggctgttcacctgctcagaatgtgggaagggattcactcgttcatccaccctacagagtcaccagcgagttcacacaggggacaggccattcacctgctcagtctgtgggaagggattcactttgtcatctcagctactgagacaccagtcagttcacaccggggagtggccattcaactgttcagactgtggaaagggtttCACTTGGTCACCCGACCTACtggtgcaccagcgagttcacaccggagagaggccgttcacctgttcagactgtgggaagggattcactcagttatccaccctactggcacaccagtcagttcacacacgGGAGacgccgttcacctgttcagcctgtgggaagagattcactcggtcatctgacctacagagtcatcagcgagttcacactggggagaagccgttcacctgctcagaatgtggaaagggattcactcagtcatccaacctacagagtcatcaccgagttcacactggggagaagccctttacctgctcagactgtgggaagagattctctcattcATTTCACGTACTGacccaccagcgagttcacactggagagaggccgttcacttgctcagaatgtgggaagggattcaatcagtcatccaccctactgagtcaccagcgacttcacactggggagaggccattcacctgctcagaatgtgggaagagattcactcgatcatccgaCCTACTgagtcaccaacgagttcacactggagagaagccgttcacctgttcagaatgtgcgaagagattcactcgatcatccaccctacagagtcatcagcgagttcacactggggaggggccgttcacctgctcagactgtgggaaaggattcactcagtcatcccaactactggcacaccagtcagttcacattgggGAGCGGGCATTGATATGA